From a region of the Xyrauchen texanus isolate HMW12.3.18 chromosome 47, RBS_HiC_50CHRs, whole genome shotgun sequence genome:
- the LOC127638888 gene encoding cyclin-dependent kinase 17-like codes for MEKMKRFKRRLSLTLRGSQTIDESLSELAEQMTIEENSSKDSEPIVRNGRPPSSHSMHSFLHQYTGSFKKPPLRRPHSVIGGSLGSFMAMPRNGSRLDIVHENLKMGSDGESDQASGTSSDEIQSPTGVCLRTRTHRRISMEDLNKRLSLPADIRIPDGYLEKLQLSSPPFDQPLSRRSRRASLSEIGFGKLETYIKLDKLGEGTYATVFKGRSKLTDNLVALKEIRLEHEEGAPCTAIREVSLLKDLKHANIVTLHDIVHTDKSLTLVFEYLDKDLKQYMDDCGNIMSMHNVKIFLFQILRGLAYCHRRKVLHRDLKPQNLLINERGELKLADFGLARAKSVPTKTYSNEVVTLWYRPPDVLLGSSEYSTQIDMWGVGCIFYEMAAGRPLFPGSTVEDELHLIFRLLGTPTEDNWPDILSIEEFKSYNFPKYKPQPFINHAPRLDTEGIELLLSFLRYESKKRISADESMKHSYFKSLGMRVHTLPENISIFTLKEVQLQRDPGYRNSSYPETGNGKNRRQSMLF; via the exons AGCCCATCGTGAGGAATGGCCGGCCACCCTCTTCCCACAGCATGCACTCGTTCTTGCACCAGTACACAGGCTCCTTTAAGAAGCCACCTCTGCGTCGGCCACACAGTGTCATCGGGGGCAGCCTAGGGTCCTTCATGGCAATGCCCCGAAATGGCAGTCGTCTCG ACATTGTTCATGAGAATCTGAAGATGGGTTCTGATGGAGAGAGCGATCAGGCCTCAGGGACGTCCTCTGATGAAATTCAGTCTCCCACTGGTGTGTGTCTCCGAACCAGAACACACCGCCGCATATCCATGGAG GACCTGAATAAACGCCTGTCTTTGCCTGCTGATATTAGGATTCCTGATGGTTACCTGGAAAAGCTTCAGTTGAGCAGCCCACCGTTTGACCAACCCCTCAGCCGACGCTCACGCCGAGCCTCGCTG TCAGAAATCGGGTTTGGGAAACTGGAGACCTACATCAAACTGGACAAGTTGGGAGAG GGGACATATGCCACTGTCTTCAAGGGGCGGAGCAAACTGACTGACAACCTCGTAGCTCTGAAAGAAATCCGATTGGAGCACGAAGAGGGAGCACCATGCACGGCTATTAGAGAGG TATCATTACTGAAGGATTTAAAGCACGCCAACATCGTCACGCTTCATGACATCGTCCACACGGACAAATCCCTAACTCTCGTTTTTGAGTACCTG GATAAAGATCTGAAGCAGTACATGGATGACTGTGGGAACATCATGAGTATGCACAATGTTAAG ATTTTCCTGTTCCAGATCTTGCGAGGGCTGGCGTACTGCCACAGACGGAAGGTTTTGCACAGGGACCTGAAGCCACAGAACCTGCTCATCAACGAGAGAGGAGAACTCAAACTGGCTGATTTTG GTCTGGCGCGCGCCAAGTCTGTCCCCACTAAGACGTACTCTAACGAAGTGGTGACCTTATGGTACAGACCTCCTGATGTACTCCTGGGATCCTCAGAGTACTCCACACAGATTGACATGTG GGGTGTTGGATGTATATTTTATGAAATGGCTGCAGGTCGGCCGCTGTTCCCCGGATCCACCGTTGAAGACGAGCTGCATCTAATCTTCAGATTACTGG GTACACCTACAGAAGACAACTGGCCCGATATCTTGTCCATCGAAGAGTTCAAATCCTACAACTTCCCCAAATACAAGCCTCAGCCCTTCATCAATCATGCACCCAG GTTGGATACAGAAGGAATAGAGCTGCTGTTGTCCTTTTTAAGG TATGAGTCCAAGAAGAGAATCTCTGCAGATGAATCGATGAAACACTCCTACTTCAAGAGTCTTGGCATGCGTGTGCACACACTGCCAGAAA ACATTTCCATATTTACACTGAAGGAAGTGCAGCTTCAGAGGGACCCCGGTTACCGGAACTCCTCGTACCCAGAGACAG GAAACGGCAAGAACAGAAGGCAGAGCATGCTGTTTTAA